The following are from one region of the Natrinema sp. HArc-T2 genome:
- a CDS encoding proton-conducting transporter membrane subunit — MSSVELILPLLIAVPLLAATLPIALGLWFDRTGWSVAAITTTGLFGAAVALASAVYTGTDAPVTHELGGYPRTYGIQLVADQFSVLIALLVTAVATGVLVYTRQGGPRGNTFYTAYLLLTGGLLGITLTGDVFNLFVFLEITSIATYALVASGNGPESAVAALKYLILGTMAASMYLIGVAFLLMATGTLNMVELATAIPAAERPTLIRTGFGFIVVGFATKVAQWPLHTWQPSAYQQAPDGVTPLIAALVSTASAYAFGRLIVTVFGVDYLTAMPNAAAVVLTIGCVSVLAGTVLAVIQTEVKRMLAYSSVSQFGLVIAAYGVVIAGNSETAFIGAAIHLIGHGLLKAGLFLGVALVARSYGARTVDEYAGLAKARPVVAGAIAVLLLSLVGVPPGVGFVGKWYIALGAVQSQLWPVAAVIFLSTMLTLAYAARLLEKMYFTPPAALDWPRTTEPVATDGGDTDVSVGMVAVVVVAALGAVALGFAGGTIAGLLEPFLMEVFN; from the coding sequence ATGAGTAGCGTCGAGTTGATTCTGCCGCTGTTGATCGCCGTGCCGCTGCTCGCTGCGACGCTCCCGATCGCCCTCGGCCTGTGGTTCGACCGGACCGGGTGGTCGGTTGCCGCGATCACGACCACTGGCCTCTTCGGCGCTGCCGTCGCTCTCGCGAGCGCCGTTTACACCGGAACCGACGCTCCGGTCACTCACGAACTGGGCGGCTATCCGCGGACCTATGGGATCCAACTCGTCGCCGACCAGTTCTCGGTCCTGATCGCCCTGCTCGTGACGGCAGTCGCCACCGGCGTCCTCGTCTATACGCGCCAGGGCGGGCCGCGTGGAAACACGTTTTACACCGCCTACCTGCTGCTGACGGGTGGACTGCTCGGGATCACCCTGACCGGCGACGTGTTCAACCTGTTCGTCTTCCTCGAGATCACGAGCATCGCGACCTACGCGCTGGTGGCAAGCGGCAACGGCCCCGAGTCGGCGGTCGCCGCCCTGAAGTACCTGATCTTGGGGACGATGGCTGCGTCGATGTACCTGATCGGCGTCGCCTTCCTGCTGATGGCGACAGGGACGCTCAACATGGTCGAACTCGCGACGGCGATTCCGGCGGCGGAACGGCCCACACTGATCCGGACCGGATTCGGGTTCATCGTCGTCGGCTTCGCCACCAAGGTCGCCCAGTGGCCGCTGCATACCTGGCAGCCAAGTGCCTATCAGCAGGCCCCCGACGGCGTGACGCCGCTGATCGCCGCGCTCGTCTCGACGGCCTCTGCCTACGCCTTCGGCCGGCTGATCGTGACCGTCTTCGGTGTCGACTACCTCACCGCGATGCCGAACGCGGCCGCGGTCGTCCTCACGATCGGCTGTGTGAGCGTCCTCGCTGGAACGGTGCTGGCCGTCATCCAGACCGAGGTCAAGCGAATGCTCGCGTACTCGTCGGTCTCGCAGTTCGGCCTCGTCATCGCGGCCTACGGCGTCGTCATCGCCGGCAACTCCGAGACGGCCTTTATCGGTGCCGCGATCCATCTCATCGGTCACGGGCTGTTGAAAGCTGGGCTCTTTCTGGGGGTCGCACTCGTCGCGCGGAGTTACGGAGCCCGCACCGTCGACGAATACGCCGGCCTCGCCAAAGCACGGCCGGTCGTCGCCGGCGCGATTGCCGTTCTCTTGCTCTCGCTCGTCGGCGTCCCACCGGGCGTCGGCTTCGTCGGCAAGTGGTATATTGCGCTGGGGGCCGTCCAGTCGCAGCTGTGGCCCGTCGCCGCCGTGATCTTCCTCAGTACCATGCTTACCCTCGCCTACGCTGCTCGACTGCTCGAGAAGATGTACTTCACGCCACCGGCGGCACTCGACTGGCCCCGCACGACGGAGCCGGTCGCGACCGACGGCGGTGACACGGACGTCTCGGTCGGCATGGTCGCGGTCGTCGTCGTCGCCGCACTCGGTGCTGTCGCACTCGGCTTCGCCGGCGGAACGATCGCCGGGCTGCTCGAGCCGTTCCTCATGGAGGTGTTCAACTAA